The Echeneis naucrates chromosome 8, fEcheNa1.1, whole genome shotgun sequence genome has a window encoding:
- the cdc42ep1b gene encoding cdc42 effector protein 1b has product MSLGKLPGIKGLVSGSQGKRRFKSDLSVDMISPPLGDFRHTMHVGRGGDVFGDTSFLSNYGGSREPGSPDSASSSKTTGFFTRTFRHVRKNSGPWPRGGSRDLSSPPPDISPIIKNAISLPQLNIDSPNGYLQRVLFPSSISSTDDSLCTYGLRSGFVTLPRLSRLDRQSQDGDGQKGSQPDDVGIALTRSDSLTSFTVDLGPSLMTEVLGLIDNPSCLQMSNHSPAAGEEDDRGDEEDGDDTSLTETPVQSPEVTSPNPSVRSASFASTNNRGCCSGSNWPEDEEDSRSLRTPDVSTGSPQRVEPVMEAERFQRAADVLSRHYGGGSFMKGTRMNNSTPSPAFSSSRKTSYTFSEEEEEIKV; this is encoded by the exons ATGAGTCTGGGAAAACTGCCAGGGATTAAGGGCCTTGTGTCAGGCTCTCAAGGGAAGCGGCGGTTCAAGAGTGATCTCTCTGTGGACATGATCAGCCCTCCGCTGGGCGACTTCCGACACACTATGCATGTTGGTCGTGGCGGGGATGTGTTTGGTGACACTTCCTTTCTAAGCAACTATGGGGGTAGCAGGGAGCCAGGGAGTCCGGACTCAGCCAGCAGCTCCAAGACAACTGGGTTCTTCACACGCACCTTTCGGCACGTACGGAAGAACTCTGGGCCGTGGCCGCGAGGGGGCTCCCGGGACCTGTCATCCCCGCCCCCAGACATCTCACCCATCATCAAGAATGCAATCTCCCTGCCCCAGCTGAACATAGACTCTCCCAATGGGTACCTCCAGAGGGTGCTGTTCCCCAGCTCCATCAGCTCAACGGATGACTCCCTCTGCACATATG GACTCCGGTCTGGGTTTGTCACTCTGCCCCGCCTCTCTCGCCTTGACAGACAGTCTCAAGATGGAGACGGCCAGAAAGGGTCTCAACCAGATGATGTTGGCATCGCGCTGACACGCTCAGATTCCCTCACGTCATTCACCGTGGACCTTGGCCCCTCCCTTATGACTGAGGTGCTCGGCTTGATAGACAACCCCAGCTGCCTTCAGATGTCCAATCACAGCCCAGCTGCAGGTGAGGAAGatgacagaggagatgaggaagaTGGGGACGACACCTCTCTAACAGAAACGCCCGTGCAGAGCCCTGAGGTCACATCACCCAACCCCTCCGTACGCAGCGCGTCGTTCGCCAGCACCAACAACAGGGGGTGCTGTAGTGGCTCCAACTGGCCAGAGGACGAGGAGGACAGCAGGTCTCTGAGGACACCTGATGTGTCCACtggctctccacagagagtaGAGCCTGTAATGGAGGCAGAGAGGTTCCAGAGAGCAGCTGACGTCTTGTCCCGTCATTATGGAGGAGGTTCTTTCATGAAGGGAACAAGGATGAATAACAGCACACCTTCTCCTGCTTTTTCCAGCAGCCGTAAAACATCATATACCttttctgaggaggaggaagagattaAAGTCTAG